The Fibrobacterota bacterium genome includes a window with the following:
- a CDS encoding PAS domain S-box protein, which translates to MTQANSAKAAATLDTAALLDRAFTQADYAINITDTQGKLVKVNKAYLDLYKFANEAEVLGKTQRVIRSPHTPDAVYKEMWTTILAGEAWRGNLSNIATDGSEVFVHLTITPVREGREIIGYMGFSIDRAQQVLLEKELFHANKLVVLATMGAGLAHELNNPLASILLDAEYLNDIFLAPHQPIDWASARQASNSVIQGVERMKKVLEHLLLYSRKEAAQRFSTLTMSQLIEDSFLFLERQLRSRSIAIELDIDADVYVSGNRTQLESVVHNLLTNSRDAFESRKGEKLVRIRVFKERPGLVTMEYTDNAGGIPKPILDRIFEPFFTTKKEKEGTGLGLAISRKIVAEHGGAIHCESKGDTTTFSITLPALEGPAPDPGLLED; encoded by the coding sequence ATGACGCAAGCCAATTCAGCAAAAGCCGCTGCGACCCTGGATACCGCCGCGCTCTTGGACCGGGCATTCACCCAAGCCGATTACGCCATTAATATCACCGACACGCAGGGAAAACTCGTCAAGGTGAACAAAGCCTACCTGGATCTGTACAAGTTCGCTAACGAGGCGGAGGTCCTCGGAAAGACGCAACGCGTCATCCGCTCTCCGCATACTCCCGATGCGGTGTATAAGGAAATGTGGACCACCATTCTCGCGGGCGAGGCATGGCGCGGCAATCTCTCCAATATCGCCACCGACGGATCCGAGGTTTTCGTCCATCTCACCATTACCCCCGTGCGCGAGGGCAGGGAAATCATCGGCTACATGGGTTTCTCCATCGATCGCGCGCAACAGGTGCTGCTCGAGAAGGAATTGTTCCATGCCAACAAACTGGTGGTGCTGGCCACCATGGGCGCCGGCCTCGCGCATGAGCTGAACAATCCGCTCGCCAGCATCTTGCTGGATGCGGAATACCTGAACGATATCTTTCTCGCTCCGCATCAACCCATCGACTGGGCTTCGGCCCGGCAGGCTTCCAATTCGGTGATCCAAGGCGTGGAACGGATGAAGAAGGTGTTGGAGCATCTGCTGCTGTACTCGCGCAAGGAAGCGGCGCAGCGGTTTTCCACCTTGACCATGAGCCAGCTCATCGAGGACAGCTTCCTATTCCTCGAACGGCAACTCCGCAGCCGCAGCATCGCCATCGAGCTGGATATCGACGCCGACGTTTACGTATCCGGCAACCGTACCCAACTCGAATCCGTGGTACACAACCTGTTGACCAATTCCCGGGACGCCTTCGAAAGCCGCAAGGGCGAGAAGCTCGTCCGTATCCGCGTCTTCAAGGAAAGGCCGGGCCTGGTGACGATGGAATACACGGACAACGCCGGCGGCATCCCCAAGCCCATCCTCGATCGCATCTTCGAACCTTTCTTCACCACCAAAAAGGAAAAGGAAGGCACCGGCCTGGGCCTGGCCATCAGCCGGAAGATCGTCGCCGAGCATGGCGGCGCCATCCATTGCGAGTCGAAAGGCGACACCACCACTTTCTCGATTACCTTGCCTGCATTGGAAGGCCCCGCGCCCGATCCAGGGCTCCTGGAAGACTAG
- a CDS encoding sigma-54-dependent Fis family transcriptional regulator has translation MKKKLLILDDEKNIIDSLGRALNGLDMELISSQEPEKAVELIKEHVPQVVITDLKMPKMDGLEFMEKVKEFNGNIQIIMITGHGTIDDAVTAMKKGAYDFIPKPFNKQEIIAVVNRAFEKTALLEENFLLKEKLRLNQSPNFEWGKNRAFKSLIERAGQAAASDATILILGESGTGKEVLAHYIFSNSSRAHRPFITVNCAAIPENLLEAELFGYKKGAFTGAYQDKKGRFQEANGGSIFLDEIGEMPLAVQPKLLRILQEGDATPVGGTTQKVDVRIIAATNKNLRKQVELGLFREDLFYRLNVIPLQIPPLRARPEDLHSLISYFITKYCKKNKKQNLSINADALRIMENYSWPGNVREVENAIERAVILCLGHQITPEDLPDELSNGGGAGMQVSIGSGMTMDEIEMMVIRNSLKKNHGDKAKTADELGISIRTIYRKLEAIAGAEAAAEAPVSE, from the coding sequence ATGAAGAAAAAATTGCTCATCTTGGACGACGAAAAGAACATCATCGACTCCCTAGGTCGCGCGTTGAACGGCTTGGACATGGAGCTGATCAGCAGCCAGGAGCCCGAAAAGGCCGTAGAGCTGATCAAGGAGCATGTGCCCCAGGTGGTGATCACCGATCTGAAGATGCCCAAGATGGACGGCCTCGAGTTCATGGAGAAGGTGAAGGAGTTCAACGGCAACATCCAGATCATCATGATCACCGGCCACGGCACCATCGACGATGCCGTGACTGCCATGAAGAAGGGCGCCTACGATTTCATCCCCAAGCCTTTCAACAAGCAGGAGATCATCGCGGTAGTGAACCGCGCTTTCGAGAAGACGGCCCTCCTGGAAGAGAATTTCCTGCTCAAGGAAAAACTGCGCCTCAACCAATCGCCCAATTTCGAGTGGGGCAAGAACCGCGCCTTCAAGTCCCTGATCGAGCGCGCCGGCCAGGCCGCCGCCAGCGATGCGACCATCCTGATCCTGGGCGAGTCCGGCACAGGCAAGGAAGTGCTAGCCCATTACATCTTCTCCAACTCGTCGCGGGCCCATCGCCCGTTCATCACGGTCAACTGCGCGGCCATTCCCGAAAACCTCCTCGAAGCCGAGCTCTTCGGATACAAGAAGGGCGCCTTCACCGGGGCCTACCAGGATAAGAAGGGCCGTTTCCAGGAGGCCAACGGCGGCTCCATTTTCCTGGACGAAATCGGCGAGATGCCTTTGGCGGTGCAACCCAAGTTGCTGCGTATCCTGCAAGAAGGCGATGCCACGCCCGTGGGCGGCACCACCCAGAAGGTGGACGTGCGCATCATCGCCGCCACCAACAAGAATCTGCGCAAGCAGGTGGAGCTGGGCCTGTTCCGCGAAGACCTGTTCTACCGCCTCAACGTCATCCCCTTGCAGATCCCCCCCTTGCGGGCGCGGCCCGAGGATTTGCATTCCTTGATCTCGTACTTCATCACCAAGTACTGCAAGAAGAACAAGAAGCAGAACCTCTCCATCAACGCGGACGCGCTGCGCATCATGGAGAATTACTCCTGGCCGGGCAACGTGCGCGAGGTGGAGAATGCCATCGAGCGCGCCGTGATCCTATGCCTGGGGCATCAGATCACCCCCGAGGATCTTCCCGACGAGCTTTCCAACGGCGGAGGCGCCGGCATGCAGGTGAGCATCGGCAGCGGGATGACCATGGATGAGATCGAAATGATGGTCATCCGCAATTCGCTGAAGAAGAATCACGGGGACAAGGCCAAGACGGCGGATGAGCTCGGAATCAGCATCCGTACCATCTATCGGAAGCTGGAAGCCATCGCCGGCGCCGAAGCCGCCGCGGAAGCGCCCGTTTCGGAATAA
- a CDS encoding class I fructose-bisphosphate aldolase, with product MKDTQMLLGSEAEALLSHRCTGVPKESLELPGPDFVSRVLAQSDRPVQVLRNLQSLFSHGRLSGTGYLSILPVDQGIEHSAAASFAPNPAYFDPENLALLALEGGCSAFASTVGALGMLARKYAHRIPFIAKLNHNELLTYPNHYDQIFFAQVRQAWDLGAAAVGATVYFGSPESTRQIQEVAQAFAEAHRLGMATVLWAYLRNPAFQTKEADYHVAADLTGQANHLAASLHADIVKQKAPETNGGFTALKFGKTHPDVYGKLAGEHPIDRVRYQVLNCFAGRAGLINSGGASGKDDLKAAVRTAVINKRGGGMGLISGRKAFQRPMAEGVELLHAIQDVYLDASITIA from the coding sequence ATGAAGGATACGCAGATGCTACTCGGGAGCGAGGCCGAGGCTTTGCTTTCCCATCGCTGTACCGGCGTGCCCAAGGAAAGCTTGGAGTTGCCCGGACCGGATTTCGTTTCCCGGGTGCTGGCCCAATCGGATCGGCCCGTCCAGGTCTTGCGCAATCTGCAGTCCCTCTTTTCCCATGGCCGCCTGTCCGGCACCGGATACCTATCCATCTTGCCCGTGGACCAAGGCATCGAACATTCCGCGGCGGCTTCCTTCGCTCCCAATCCCGCCTACTTCGATCCCGAGAACCTGGCCCTTCTCGCGCTCGAAGGCGGGTGCAGCGCCTTCGCCTCCACAGTAGGCGCGCTGGGCATGTTGGCGCGCAAGTACGCGCATCGCATCCCTTTCATCGCCAAGCTCAACCATAACGAGCTCCTGACCTATCCGAACCACTACGATCAGATCTTCTTCGCCCAGGTACGGCAGGCCTGGGACCTGGGCGCGGCGGCGGTGGGCGCCACCGTATACTTCGGTTCGCCCGAAAGCACCCGGCAGATCCAGGAAGTCGCGCAGGCCTTCGCCGAAGCCCATCGCCTGGGGATGGCCACCGTGCTCTGGGCCTACCTGCGTAACCCCGCTTTCCAGACCAAGGAGGCGGATTACCACGTGGCCGCCGATTTGACGGGCCAGGCCAACCATCTGGCCGCTTCCCTGCACGCCGATATCGTGAAGCAGAAAGCGCCGGAGACCAACGGCGGCTTCACCGCGCTCAAGTTCGGCAAGACGCATCCCGACGTGTACGGCAAGCTGGCGGGGGAACATCCCATCGATCGGGTGCGTTATCAGGTACTGAATTGCTTCGCCGGCCGAGCCGGCCTCATCAATTCGGGCGGCGCTTCGGGCAAGGACGATCTGAAGGCGGCGGTACGGACCGCCGTCATCAACAAGCGCGGCGGAGGCATGGGCCTGATCTCGGGACGCAAAGCCTTCCAGCGGCCGATGGCCGAAGGAGTGGAGCTATTGCATGCGATCCAGGACGTGTACCTGGACGCTTCCATCACGATAGCGTAA
- a CDS encoding hemerythrin domain-containing protein, translating into MRVGEQWIFPGMPVSALLNARPAALRLLEAWGIDPWLDPHAHLDALAASKRVPWTLFETALDELTDLDEDRDWEGASLPDLLDHLIADHRDMLNRIVPALRIALARIPATEKDPPVGSDAAWNLFADGLEAHMREEENFLFPRLLHYAYCLRHHGCHPDFDGGSVNVYIAIRLLGNEHRQKEIFMRFLDDQEAHVTGLAIGSPDQERLARLLAEFRIRLERHNHLEEEVLYPKARDLEKSLYDAAIAGSAAASTAS; encoded by the coding sequence ATGCGGGTAGGGGAGCAGTGGATCTTTCCGGGCATGCCGGTTTCGGCCCTGCTGAACGCGCGGCCCGCCGCTCTCCGGCTTTTGGAAGCCTGGGGCATCGACCCGTGGCTCGATCCGCATGCCCATCTCGATGCCTTGGCGGCATCCAAGCGAGTACCCTGGACCCTATTCGAAACCGCCTTGGATGAATTGACCGATCTGGATGAAGATCGGGATTGGGAAGGCGCTTCCCTTCCGGACCTCCTCGACCACCTGATCGCGGATCATCGCGATATGCTCAACCGCATAGTCCCTGCGCTTCGGATCGCGCTGGCGCGGATCCCTGCCACGGAAAAGGATCCGCCGGTAGGTTCGGATGCGGCCTGGAACCTGTTCGCCGATGGACTGGAAGCCCACATGCGGGAGGAGGAAAACTTCCTGTTCCCCCGGCTTTTGCATTACGCTTATTGCCTGCGGCATCACGGATGCCATCCGGACTTCGACGGCGGATCGGTGAACGTGTATATCGCCATCCGCCTCTTGGGGAACGAACACAGGCAGAAGGAGATCTTCATGCGTTTCCTCGATGATCAGGAAGCGCACGTCACCGGATTGGCGATCGGTTCTCCGGATCAGGAACGCCTCGCGCGGTTATTGGCGGAATTCCGGATTCGCCTGGAGCGGCACAACCACTTGGAAGAAGAAGTCCTGTATCCCAAGGCCCGCGACCTGGAAAAATCCCTCTACGATGCCGCCATCGCCGGTTCCGCAGCGGCTTCTACCGCTTCTTGA
- a CDS encoding universal stress protein, giving the protein MMKILIGHDGSPAAEAACEDLRKAGLPARAEALVLSACPPFLPLEALAPNGIAPPGYERAYAEAYANHETLVKASLTQAQAAARKLRGAFPGWKVSAETTTDTAAHALLDKAEAWKPDLIVLGSRGWSEIGKLILGSVADRVLNHAACPVRISRARKGARTSAPKVLIAYDGSKHADAAVAAVIERAWPEGTRVTVLAVSEFQLRMGDLTLALTKALGRPGQASPWPWMETRLAKVAKTLMAAGLRAETALLIGEPRRAIVDQAKRLKTDCVFLGSHGYTGLRRVMLGSVSAAVAAHAPCSVEVIHLKRKGKKS; this is encoded by the coding sequence ATGATGAAGATCCTGATTGGCCATGATGGTTCGCCTGCGGCGGAAGCCGCCTGCGAGGATTTGCGCAAGGCGGGCCTGCCGGCGCGCGCCGAAGCGTTGGTGCTCTCCGCCTGCCCGCCCTTCCTGCCTTTGGAAGCCTTGGCTCCCAATGGGATCGCGCCTCCCGGATACGAACGCGCATACGCCGAGGCCTATGCCAATCACGAGACCCTGGTCAAGGCATCCCTGACGCAAGCGCAAGCGGCCGCGCGGAAACTGCGCGGCGCTTTTCCCGGTTGGAAGGTTTCCGCGGAAACGACGACCGACACGGCAGCGCATGCGCTCCTGGATAAAGCGGAAGCCTGGAAGCCCGATTTGATCGTCCTAGGTTCGCGCGGATGGAGCGAGATCGGCAAACTGATCCTGGGTAGCGTGGCGGATCGGGTCCTCAACCACGCCGCATGCCCGGTGCGCATCAGTCGCGCGCGTAAGGGCGCGCGCACGTCGGCCCCCAAGGTGCTCATCGCCTATGACGGTTCCAAGCACGCCGATGCCGCCGTGGCCGCCGTGATCGAAAGGGCCTGGCCCGAGGGGACACGGGTCACCGTCCTCGCGGTTTCGGAATTCCAATTGCGCATGGGCGACCTGACCCTGGCGCTGACCAAGGCGTTGGGCCGGCCCGGCCAAGCCAGTCCCTGGCCTTGGATGGAAACGCGTTTGGCTAAGGTCGCCAAGACCCTCATGGCCGCCGGGCTGCGGGCCGAAACCGCATTGTTGATCGGCGAGCCGCGCCGGGCCATCGTGGACCAAGCCAAGCGCCTCAAGACCGATTGCGTTTTCCTGGGGTCCCACGGTTACACGGGCCTGCGCCGCGTGATGCTCGGCAGCGTTTCGGCGGCCGTGGCCGCCCATGCCCCCTGCTCGGTGGAAGTGATCCACCTTAAGAGGAAAGGAAAGAAATCATGA